A genomic window from Candidatus Kouleothrix ribensis includes:
- a CDS encoding phosphoribulokinase: protein MSKQRPIILGIVGDSAAGKTTITSGLVKLLGPDRVTHVCADDYHKYDRIERKELNITALHPDCNFLDILELHLERLHYGQPILKPVYDHSTGSLVRPEYVQPREFVIVEGLLGFTTATMRQFYDVKVYLNPPEDLRRVWKIKRDTTKRGYTPAEVVTELEKREPDSRDFIRPQRQYADIVVHFHPSVGVSPEEAGARLNAQLTLRPTIPHPDLSYLIEEGGSADSGVRLELGRADGKPVDFLKIDGNVTPEHAAELEQAIFRHLPDLHPLQADEFGDYNDRTEIRHSDPLAITQLLLTYHLLRKYNDVRKLPFAPPVAALSRLHPTPVET, encoded by the coding sequence ATCACAAGCGGCTTGGTCAAGCTGCTCGGTCCTGATCGGGTCACACACGTATGCGCCGACGACTACCATAAGTACGATCGGATCGAGCGCAAAGAGCTGAATATCACCGCGCTGCACCCCGATTGCAATTTCCTCGACATCCTCGAGCTACACCTCGAGCGGCTCCACTATGGCCAGCCGATCCTCAAGCCGGTGTACGATCACTCGACCGGCTCGCTGGTGCGGCCCGAGTATGTGCAGCCGCGCGAGTTCGTGATTGTCGAGGGTCTGCTCGGCTTCACCACTGCCACCATGCGCCAGTTCTATGATGTAAAGGTTTACCTCAACCCACCCGAGGATCTGCGGCGCGTGTGGAAGATCAAGCGCGATACGACCAAGCGTGGCTACACCCCGGCCGAAGTGGTGACCGAGCTCGAGAAGCGCGAACCCGACTCGCGCGATTTCATCCGCCCACAGCGCCAGTATGCCGATATCGTGGTTCACTTCCATCCCTCAGTTGGGGTATCGCCTGAAGAGGCCGGCGCACGCCTGAATGCACAGCTGACTCTGCGGCCAACCATTCCACACCCCGACCTGAGCTATTTGATCGAGGAGGGCGGCAGCGCCGACTCGGGCGTACGCCTTGAGCTGGGCCGCGCCGATGGCAAGCCGGTCGATTTCCTAAAGATCGATGGCAATGTCACGCCTGAACACGCCGCCGAACTCGAGCAGGCGATCTTCCGGCACCTGCCCGACTTACACCCGCTCCAGGCCGACGAGTTTGGCGATTACAACGACCGCACCGAGATCCGGCACAGCGACCCGCTGGCGATCACCCAGCTGTTGCTGACCTATCACCTGCTACGCAAATACAACGATGTGCGCAAGCTGCCGTTCGCGCCACCGGTAGCCGCGCTGAGCCGCCTGCACCCGACTCCAGTCGAGACCTAA
- a CDS encoding response regulator transcription factor, giving the protein MPNSFNRKIMVMLADDHALVLEGLRGLLGREPDMEVVATVTSGEALLDELQYTRPDVVVLDLQMRDLDGFACLEEIRQRGLPVKVVILSAFGDGNTLQAAWEQQADGFALKTDPPRQTVATIRNVMHGQVVFPRGVRRGSIQADPRSGMLGRLTEREREVLRLLAEGQTNAQIADRLSVQESTVKFHAQNIFHKFGVANRTEAAQIHFRETQEK; this is encoded by the coding sequence ATGCCTAATTCCTTCAATCGCAAAATTATGGTGATGCTGGCCGACGACCATGCCCTGGTGCTCGAGGGCTTGCGTGGGCTGCTTGGCCGCGAGCCCGACATGGAAGTGGTGGCTACCGTCACCAGCGGCGAGGCGCTGCTCGATGAGCTACAGTATACCCGGCCCGACGTGGTGGTGCTCGACTTGCAGATGCGCGACCTCGACGGCTTCGCATGCCTTGAGGAGATCCGCCAGCGCGGCCTGCCTGTGAAGGTGGTGATCCTGAGCGCGTTCGGCGATGGGAATACCCTACAGGCGGCTTGGGAGCAGCAGGCCGACGGCTTTGCGCTCAAGACCGACCCGCCGCGCCAGACAGTTGCAACCATCCGCAATGTGATGCATGGTCAGGTTGTATTTCCGCGCGGCGTACGCCGTGGATCGATCCAGGCCGACCCCCGCAGCGGGATGCTGGGGCGCCTGACTGAGCGCGAGCGCGAGGTGTTGCGGCTACTGGCCGAGGGCCAGACCAACGCGCAGATCGCCGATCGCCTGAGCGTGCAGGAGAGCACCGTCAAGTTTCACGCGCAGAATATCTTCCACAAGTTCGGCGTCGCTAACCGCACCGAAGCCGCCCAGATCCACTTCCGCGAGACACAAGAGAAGTAG